A stretch of Tripterygium wilfordii isolate XIE 37 chromosome 11, ASM1340144v1, whole genome shotgun sequence DNA encodes these proteins:
- the LOC120009429 gene encoding lysophospholipid acyltransferase LPEAT1-like isoform X2, producing MESEMKDLNSKPPKPRPPESAMHDSATAKDDRPLLKPEAVGVSIESLQDMEKKFAAYVRNDVYGPIGRGELPLLEKVLLPLACVTLVPIRVIVGMSVLVLYYLICRICTLFSSPNRDAEQEDYAHMEGWRRAVIVWCGRFSSRVMLFVFGFYWINETYRNPEVSQDKLSSTNEEEGKEQSEYPERLGAIVSNHVSYLDILYHMSSSFPSFVAKRSVAKLPLVGLISKCLGCVYVQRESKSSDFKGVAGVVTERIKEAHQNGSAPIMMLFPEGTTTNGDYILPFKTGAFLARAPVRPVILRYPYQRFSPAWDSISGARHVLFLLCQFINHMEVTWLPVYNPSQQEKDDPKLYADNVRRLMSREGNLIMSDIGLAEKRIYHAALNGLFSEC from the exons atgGAATCCGAGATGAAGGATTTGAATTCCAAGCCACCGAAGCCCCGTCCACCGGAGTCCGCCATGCACGATAGCGCCACCGCCAAGGACGATCGGCCTCTCCTCAAGCCCGAGGCCGTCGGTGTTTCAATCGAAAGCCTCCAGGACATGGAGAAGAAATTCGCTGCTTATGTACGGAATGATGTGTACGGGCCCATAGGACGCGGCGAGTTGCCATTGCTGGAGAAGGTCCTGCTCCCTTTGGCTTGTGTCACGCTGGTGCCGATACGAGTTATTGTTGGCATGAGTGTATTAGTGCTCTATTACTTGATTTGTCGGATTTGTACTCTCTTCTCGTCGCCGAATCGGGATGCGGAGCAGGAGGATTACGCGCACATGGAAGGTTGGAGGAGAGCCGTGATTGTCTGGTGCGGGAGGTTTTCCTCTCGAGTAATGCTCTTCGTGTTTGGGTTTTATTGGATTAACGAGACATATCGGAATCCGGAAGTTTCACAAGACAAGCTCTCATCCACCAATGAG GAGGAGGGCAAAGAACAATCAGAATACCCTGAAAGACTTGGAGCAATTGTATCTAATCATGTATCATATTTGGATATTCTGTACCAtatgtcttcttcttttccgAGCTTTGTTGCTAAG AGATCAGTGGCTAAACTTCCTCTTGTTGGTCTCATCAG CAAGTGCCTTGGTTGTGTTTATGTTCAGAGGGAGTCTAAGTCATCTGACTTCAAGGGTGTTGCAG GTGTTGTGACTGAAAGAATTAAGGAAGCTCACCAAAATGGGTCTGCCCCTATCATGATGCTTTTCCCAG AGGGCACAACTACAAATGGAGACTACATCCTTCCATTCAAGACGGGTGCCTTTTTAGCAAGAGCTCCTGTGCGCCCGGTGATACTAAGGTATCCTTACCAGAGATTCAGTCCTGCCTGGGACTCAATATCCGGG GCTCGCCATGTACTATTCCTTCTTTGCCAATTCATTAATCACATGGAGGTGACATGGTTACCTGTCTACAACCCATCACAGCAAGAGAAAGATGATCCAAAGCTCTATGCCGATAATGTTCGAAGATTGATGTCTAGAGAG GGCAATTTGATAATGTCAGACATTGGGCTAGCAGAGAAGAGAATATACCATGCTGCTCTCAATG GTTTGTTTTCCGAATGCTAG
- the LOC120009429 gene encoding lysophospholipid acyltransferase LPEAT1-like isoform X1 — translation MESEMKDLNSKPPKPRPPESAMHDSATAKDDRPLLKPEAVGVSIESLQDMEKKFAAYVRNDVYGPIGRGELPLLEKVLLPLACVTLVPIRVIVGMSVLVLYYLICRICTLFSSPNRDAEQEDYAHMEGWRRAVIVWCGRFSSRVMLFVFGFYWINETYRNPEVSQDKLSSTNEEEGKEQSEYPERLGAIVSNHVSYLDILYHMSSSFPSFVAKRSVAKLPLVGLISKCLGCVYVQRESKSSDFKGVAGVVTERIKEAHQNGSAPIMMLFPEGTTTNGDYILPFKTGAFLARAPVRPVILRYPYQRFSPAWDSISGARHVLFLLCQFINHMEVTWLPVYNPSQQEKDDPKLYADNVRRLMSREGNLIMSDIGLAEKRIYHAALNGNNSLPSVVHQKDD, via the exons atgGAATCCGAGATGAAGGATTTGAATTCCAAGCCACCGAAGCCCCGTCCACCGGAGTCCGCCATGCACGATAGCGCCACCGCCAAGGACGATCGGCCTCTCCTCAAGCCCGAGGCCGTCGGTGTTTCAATCGAAAGCCTCCAGGACATGGAGAAGAAATTCGCTGCTTATGTACGGAATGATGTGTACGGGCCCATAGGACGCGGCGAGTTGCCATTGCTGGAGAAGGTCCTGCTCCCTTTGGCTTGTGTCACGCTGGTGCCGATACGAGTTATTGTTGGCATGAGTGTATTAGTGCTCTATTACTTGATTTGTCGGATTTGTACTCTCTTCTCGTCGCCGAATCGGGATGCGGAGCAGGAGGATTACGCGCACATGGAAGGTTGGAGGAGAGCCGTGATTGTCTGGTGCGGGAGGTTTTCCTCTCGAGTAATGCTCTTCGTGTTTGGGTTTTATTGGATTAACGAGACATATCGGAATCCGGAAGTTTCACAAGACAAGCTCTCATCCACCAATGAG GAGGAGGGCAAAGAACAATCAGAATACCCTGAAAGACTTGGAGCAATTGTATCTAATCATGTATCATATTTGGATATTCTGTACCAtatgtcttcttcttttccgAGCTTTGTTGCTAAG AGATCAGTGGCTAAACTTCCTCTTGTTGGTCTCATCAG CAAGTGCCTTGGTTGTGTTTATGTTCAGAGGGAGTCTAAGTCATCTGACTTCAAGGGTGTTGCAG GTGTTGTGACTGAAAGAATTAAGGAAGCTCACCAAAATGGGTCTGCCCCTATCATGATGCTTTTCCCAG AGGGCACAACTACAAATGGAGACTACATCCTTCCATTCAAGACGGGTGCCTTTTTAGCAAGAGCTCCTGTGCGCCCGGTGATACTAAGGTATCCTTACCAGAGATTCAGTCCTGCCTGGGACTCAATATCCGGG GCTCGCCATGTACTATTCCTTCTTTGCCAATTCATTAATCACATGGAGGTGACATGGTTACCTGTCTACAACCCATCACAGCAAGAGAAAGATGATCCAAAGCTCTATGCCGATAATGTTCGAAGATTGATGTCTAGAGAG GGCAATTTGATAATGTCAGACATTGGGCTAGCAGAGAAGAGAATATACCATGCTGCTCTCAATGGTAATAATAGCCTGCCTAGTGTAGTGCATCAGAAAGACGATTGA
- the LOC120009430 gene encoding deSI-like protein At4g17486, which translates to MKHGSKRKWRSIVPLRLKGRLVTRFCLFRKLKSTSYGPGNTPVYLNVYDLTPMNGYFYWAGLGIFHSGVQVHGVEYAFGAHDYPTSGVFEVEPRRCPGFKFRKSIFIGTTCLDPVQVREFMEDLSASYNGDTYHLIVKNCNHFCKDICLKVTGKPIPKWVNRLAKIGSVCNCILPDALKIEAVRHDPNGQPYDSDKRRLRSAFSCLSSISMRQKQFSASSLFLQ; encoded by the exons ATGAAACACGGATCAAAGAGAAAATGGAGATCCATTGTGCCCCTTCGATTGAAAGGCAGATTAGTCACCCGTTTTTGTTTGTTCCGCAAGCTGAAGTCAACTAGCTATGGTCCAGGCAACACACCAGTTTATCTAAATGTATATGATTTGACGCCCATGAATGGCTACTTTTATTGGGCAGGTCTTGGTATCTTCCACTCTGGTGTTCAAG TCCATGGTGTTGAATATGCATTTGGAGCTCATGATTATCCTACCAGTGGCGTTTTTGAGGTTGAACCTCGGCGGTGCCCAGGCTTTAAGTTTAGGAAGTCAATATTCATTGGGACGACATGCTTGGACCCTGTCCAGGTTAGGGAGTTTATGGAGGACCTTTCTGCAAGCTACAATGGTGATACGTATCACTTAATTGTCAAGAACTGCAACCATTTCTGCAAGGACATCTGTCTCAAGGTTACTGGGAAACCAATTCCAAAATGGGTTAATCGTCTGGCAAAAATAG GTTCAGTCTGCAACTGCATACTACCTGATGCCCTCAAGATCGAGGCTGTGCGGCATGATCCTAATGGTCAACCGTACGATAGTGATAAAAGGAGGCTTAGAAGTGCATTCAGCTGCCTTTCTTCGATTTCCATGAGGCAAAAGCAGTTTTCAGCATCTTCATTGTTTCTCCAGTAA